The Enterobacter kobei genome has a segment encoding these proteins:
- a CDS encoding phage tail protein: MAIETFTWCPRINAEADTNFRVRKAKFGDGYEQVSGDGLNPKSQQWTLNFTGNETYISAIKTFLDRHEGTKAFQWKPPLEPLGLYRCETYKPTGLGAGKFNLEATFIQAFKP, from the coding sequence ATGGCCATCGAAACTTTCACATGGTGCCCACGGATTAACGCTGAGGCTGATACAAATTTCCGCGTCAGGAAAGCCAAGTTTGGCGATGGATATGAGCAGGTTTCAGGGGATGGATTAAACCCTAAAAGCCAGCAATGGACGCTTAATTTCACCGGCAATGAAACCTACATTTCCGCCATAAAGACTTTTCTCGACAGGCATGAAGGAACGAAAGCCTTTCAATGGAAGCCACCGCTCGAACCTTTGGGTTTGTATCGTTGCGAAACGTATAAACCCACCGGGCTGGGTGCGGGAAAATTCAACCTTGAAGCTACATTCATCCAGGCATTTAAACCATGA
- a CDS encoding tail assembly protein, translated as MTENMTQIELGGILGKTFGKMHYRLISKTSEATLSLAATLDGFEKFMISSQRRGLTYAVFKGKKNIGLDDLGFPVSGEVIRIVPVVIGGKKAGLLQTILGAVLITAAVLTGPGGIGAAFAAGGLTGFAAATGASLVLGGVIQLLSPQPSGIASKQSADNRASYAFGGVTNTAAQGYPVPLLYGRRRIGGAIISAGIYVEDQQ; from the coding sequence ATGACAGAAAATATGACTCAAATTGAACTCGGAGGCATTCTGGGTAAAACATTTGGGAAAATGCACTATCGGCTTATTAGTAAAACCAGCGAGGCTACTCTCAGTTTGGCGGCAACATTAGACGGTTTTGAGAAGTTCATGATCTCCAGCCAGCGGAGGGGATTAACATATGCTGTTTTTAAAGGTAAGAAAAATATAGGTCTGGATGATCTAGGCTTTCCCGTTTCTGGTGAAGTGATCCGGATTGTCCCTGTAGTAATTGGAGGTAAAAAAGCTGGTCTTTTGCAGACGATCTTGGGGGCCGTGCTTATTACTGCAGCTGTGTTGACTGGCCCCGGCGGTATTGGCGCTGCTTTCGCTGCTGGTGGATTGACGGGGTTTGCTGCAGCAACTGGCGCCTCGTTGGTCCTCGGTGGGGTTATTCAGCTTCTTTCACCACAGCCATCAGGCATAGCCAGCAAACAAAGTGCAGATAACCGCGCTTCCTACGCATTCGGTGGTGTAACAAACACCGCGGCGCAAGGCTACCCGGTACCGCTCCTTTATGGTCGCCGGCGGATAGGCGGAGCGATTATTTCTGCCGGAATTTATGTCGAAGATCAGCAGTAG
- a CDS encoding phage minor tail protein L: MSLNADYQKLESGNDVRLIEVDGSSFGLTDVLRFHNYSIPHTEAEIIAAGGDESRLPAKPIWWQGNEYAAWPYQLEGLEKSTSGSNATPSLTVANIESSISALCLAYDDLLQAKVTIHDTKAKYLDAKNFAGGNPTADPTQEKLQVWYIDGKTTELAGETIEFVLSSPMDLQGQMIPTRQLHSLCTWCIRNKYRTGDGCDYAGTRYFDKNNNPVSDPSLDECNGTLTACKLRFGENNELSFGGFPGTSLIRS, encoded by the coding sequence ATGAGCTTAAACGCAGATTATCAGAAGCTGGAATCCGGAAACGATGTTCGTCTGATTGAGGTGGACGGTTCTTCCTTTGGGCTAACGGACGTTCTCCGCTTTCACAATTACAGCATTCCCCACACAGAAGCTGAAATAATCGCCGCTGGTGGGGATGAGTCCAGGCTTCCGGCGAAACCAATCTGGTGGCAGGGAAATGAATACGCCGCCTGGCCGTATCAGCTGGAAGGTCTGGAGAAATCAACCAGTGGGAGCAATGCAACGCCATCACTGACGGTTGCGAACATCGAAAGCTCCATTTCTGCCCTGTGTCTTGCGTACGACGATTTGCTACAGGCTAAGGTCACTATTCACGACACAAAGGCAAAATATCTCGACGCGAAAAACTTCGCAGGCGGTAACCCTACAGCAGATCCGACTCAGGAGAAACTTCAGGTCTGGTATATCGACGGGAAAACGACCGAGCTTGCCGGCGAAACCATCGAGTTTGTACTGTCCAGCCCTATGGATCTTCAGGGACAAATGATCCCGACGCGGCAGCTTCATTCCCTGTGTACATGGTGCATTCGTAATAAGTACCGCACCGGCGATGGCTGCGACTATGCCGGTACGCGCTATTTCGACAAAAACAACAACCCGGTAAGCGATCCGTCACTGGATGAATGCAACGGCACGCTGACGGCCTGCAAACTCCGATTCGGCGAAAATAACGAACTCTCGTTTGGTGGCTTCCCTGGCACGTCTTTGATCAGGAGTTGA
- a CDS encoding C40 family peptidase, which yields MRQKTIDAIMAHAAAEYPHECCGVVAQKSRVERYFPCRNLAAAPEDNFVLCPEDYAAAEDWGTVIAIVHSHPDATTQPSELDKAQCDATLLPWHIVSWPEGDLRTIQPRGELPLLERPFVLGHFDCWGLVMSYFRQTHGIELHDYRVDYPWWENDYPDNFYQDCWYECGFREFDGPPKPGDMVIMQVQADKWNHAGILLEGNMLLHHLYGHLSQRVPYGGYWQERTMKVLRYKDLC from the coding sequence ATGCGTCAGAAAACCATCGATGCGATTATGGCGCATGCTGCAGCTGAATATCCTCATGAGTGTTGCGGCGTGGTGGCGCAGAAAAGCCGCGTTGAACGTTATTTCCCGTGCCGGAATCTTGCCGCGGCGCCGGAGGACAATTTTGTCCTTTGCCCCGAAGACTACGCAGCTGCTGAGGACTGGGGAACGGTGATCGCCATCGTTCACAGTCACCCTGACGCCACAACGCAACCGAGCGAACTGGATAAAGCGCAATGCGACGCAACGCTTTTACCCTGGCATATTGTTAGCTGGCCGGAGGGGGATTTACGCACCATCCAGCCGCGCGGAGAACTGCCGCTGCTGGAGCGTCCGTTTGTGCTTGGACACTTCGACTGCTGGGGGCTGGTAATGAGCTATTTCCGGCAAACGCATGGTATCGAGCTCCACGATTACCGGGTGGATTATCCCTGGTGGGAAAACGACTATCCGGACAACTTCTATCAGGATTGCTGGTATGAGTGCGGATTCCGTGAATTCGACGGACCACCGAAACCCGGCGATATGGTGATCATGCAGGTCCAGGCCGATAAGTGGAATCACGCGGGAATTCTGCTGGAGGGCAATATGCTGCTGCACCATCTGTACGGACACCTGAGCCAGCGTGTGCCGTATGGGGGCTACTGGCAGGAAAGGACAATGAAGGTTCTACGATATAAGGACCTGTGCTAA